The bacterium genome includes the window GCCGCAGCGAGTGGGCGTGGTGGTCGAACAGCGGAATGTCGGCGAACGCCGGGGGCGGCGGCGTGGAGCGGGGCGACGGCGGCACGGCGCGGCTCCTCTCGCCGGCCGCTAGTAGATGAACAGGTGGCGCCGCGCGACGCCGGCCGGTCCCACGTCCCGCAGGGCCTCCCATTCGCCGCGGCGGACCGCGAGAAACGATCGCGTGAGCGGCGCGCCCAGGATCTCCTGGACGACCGTGTCGCGCTCGAGCGCGTCGGCGGCCTCCCCGAGCGTCGCCGGAAGCGGCCCGACGCCGCGCGCCCGGCGCTCCGGCTCGGGCAGGGACGCCGGATCGGTCTCGACCGGCTCGCCCGGCGCAAGCGTCCGGCGGATGCCGTCGAGGCCCGCCGCGATCACCCCGGCGAGCGCCAGGTACGGGTTCGCGCTGCCGTCGCACGTCTTCAACTCGACATTGCACGACGCCGGGCCGCGCCGCGGCGTGATCACTCGAATCGCGGCCTCGCGGTTTTCCGGTCCGTAGCACGCGAACGCCCCCGCCCACGAGCGGGGCCGGAGCCGTCCGTACGAGTTGACGCTCGGCGCGACGAGCGCGCACAGCGCCGGCAGGTGCGCGAGCACGCCGCCGATCCACGCATAGGCGGCCGGCGAGAGATGCAGCCGGTCGCGCTCGTCGTAGAACAGGTTCTCCTCCCCCCGCCACAGGCTCATGTGCAGGTGGCAGCCGCTGCCGGCGCTCTCCGCGAAGGGTTCCGGCGCGAACGACGCCGCGAGGCCGTGGCGGCCTGCCACGCCCCGCACACCTTCCCGCAGCAGGATGTGCCGGTCGGCCGCGGCGAGCGCCCCCGCGTGCCGGATCGAGACCTCGAACTGCCCGGGCCCCGACTCGGGATACACCAGAGCGACGTCGAGGCCCATCGCGTCGAGCGTCTCCACGAGGTCCCGCAGCACCTCGTGCGCGGCGTCGTGCGCGATCGTCAT containing:
- a CDS encoding glutamine synthetase family protein, giving the protein MATPADRAHTRRAGPDAVYDRARAAGVRLVRVAYCDNANLIRAKAAPLDGLEGILKHGVGFTAAQQALSILGDTPLPASGLSPVGEVWLVPDPDTFTVLPYNPGAAMMLGDFQTAAGEPWAHDPRACLRRAADAAAADGFDVQAAFEPEFYLLRRTPAGDEPVDRTNFAMTIAHDAAHEVLRDLVETLDAMGLDVALVYPESGPGQFEVSIRHAGALAAADRHILLREGVRGVAGRHGLAASFAPEPFAESAGSGCHLHMSLWRGEENLFYDERDRLHLSPAAYAWIGGVLAHLPALCALVAPSVNSYGRLRPRSWAGAFACYGPENREAAIRVITPRRGPASCNVELKTCDGSANPYLALAGVIAAGLDGIRRTLAPGEPVETDPASLPEPERRARGVGPLPATLGEAADALERDTVVQEILGAPLTRSFLAVRRGEWEALRDVGPAGVARRHLFIY